In Mytilus galloprovincialis chromosome 1, xbMytGall1.hap1.1, whole genome shotgun sequence, the following are encoded in one genomic region:
- the LOC143076262 gene encoding mitochondrial tRNA-specific 2-thiouridylase 1-like — translation MRTGLKKIVCGMSGGVDSSVAAYMLKKRGHEVIGLFMKNWDIADEKGKCSSDADREDAQYVCDRLQIPLQDVNFVKEYWNEVFSTLIKGYENGYTPNPDVLCNQHIKFKHFFDHAIDNIGADAIATGHYVKTSVFENLEQPDTSEGIKLMLPLDQWKDQTLFLSQIPQRALQKSVFPLGDILKKDVKKIAESIGLDRIAKKKESMGICFIGKRNFQSFVEQYIEQKPGNFVDVETGEIVGTHKGAHYWTIGQRTHLSGLDKAYFVSSFDITSKTVYVAKGTDHPALFFETLFTEPVHWIHRPPRDLIQNQMCDVGFRYQHVHPISPCTLTLSGGNSLIVSLAQPMRSIAAGQYAVFYKDNECLGSARILRTGPSLYVLNYKDRVKIAKGFS, via the exons ATGAGAAcagggttaaaaaaaattgtgtgtggAATGTCAGGAGGGGTTGATAGTTCAGTAGCAGCATATATGCTTAAAAAAAGAG GACATGAGGTGATTGGGTTATTTATGAAGAATTGGGACATTGCCGATGAAAAGGGGAAGTGTTCCTCTGATGCTGATAGAGAAGATGCACAATATGTCTGTGACCGTCTGCAGATACCATTACAGGATGTTAACTTTGTTAAAGAATATTGGAATGAAGTTTTTAG TACTTTGATAAAAGGTTATGAGAATGGTTACACACCCAATCCAGATGTACTCTGCAACCAGCACATAAAGTTTAAACACTTCTTTGACCATGCTATAGATAACATTGGAGCTGATGCCATAGCAACAGGACATTATGTCAAAACAAGTGTGTTTGAAAACTTAGAACAACCTGATACAAgtgaag GTATAAAATTAATGTTACCATTAGACCAGTGGAAAGACCAAACACTTTTCCTCTCTCAGATACCACAAAGAGCTTTACAGAAATCTGTTTTTCCACTTGGTGATATACTTAAAAAAGACGTAAAAAAGATCGCAGAGTCAATTGGATTGGATAGAATTGCCAAGAAGAAAGAA AGTATGGGTATATGTTTCATAGGCAAGAGAAATTTTCAGTCTTTTGTAGAACAG TATATAGAACAAAAGCCAGGAAATTTTGTAGATGTTGAAACTGGTGAAATTGTTGGCACCCATAAAG GAGCACATTATTGGACAATAGGACAAAGAACACATCTATCTGGACTTGATAAAGCATATTTTGTCTCCTCTTTTGATATAACTTCAAAGACTGTTTATGTG GCAAAAGGAACAGATCATCCAGCATTATTTTTTGAGACTTTATTTACTGAACCAGTTCATTGGATTCATAGACCTCCTCGTGATCTTATTCAAAACCAGATGTGTGATGTTGGTTTTAGATATCAACATGTCCATCCAATTAGTCCATGTACATTAACATTGAGTGGTGGGAACAGTTTAATAGTATCCCTTGCTCAGCCAATGAGATCTATTGCAGCTGGGCAGTATGCAGTGTTTTATAAAGACAATGAGTGTTTAGGAAGTGCACGGATACTACGTACTGGTCCTtcattatatgttttaaattacaaAGATAGAGTTAAAATTGCTAAAGgattttcatga